The sequence AGGGTCTCCCCAGGGTCCTCCAACCCTGCAGCCAAGAGACAATGTCCGAGGGGGTCTGGAAGCCCAAAGGGTGGGCTTGTGTGTCTCTGGGTGGTTTTTCTTCGGGGGGGGGACAAGCCAAGCAGACCCCCTCACCTCCTCCACGTTCAAGCTGGACTTGGCGCTGGTCTCAAAGAACTTGATCCCGTGCTCCCTGCACAGCTGCCGAGAAAGAAGTCACGAAGTTGGAGAGTCAAAGCCAACGGCCATTCCCAAAAGTCAACCACttgcactctgcacatgcacacagcccGCCCCCTCCACCCCCGCAATTCCTGCACCCGATACCTTTTCGGCTTGGTCCCGGGACACTTTTCGCTTCGTCTCCATGTCACACTTGTTCCCCAGCAGGAGGCGCTCCACTCcagctgaggcattctgggaaaaaggaaggaaggagggaaggaaggaaggaaaagagagaaagaaggaaggaatgatggatggatggatggatggaaggaaggaaaagagaaagaaggaaagaaaagatggagggggagggaatgatggatggatggaaggaaggaaaagaaagaaggaaggaaagaaagaaaagatggcaGGTAGGAGGGAATaatggatggagggaaggaaggaaggaaggaaagagaaagaaggaaagaaaagatggagggggagggaatgatggatggaaggaaggaaggaaagagaaagaaggaaagaaaagatggagggggagggaatgatagatggatggatggatggatggatggaagggaaagagagaaagaaggaaagaaaagatggagggggagggaatgatggatggaaggaaggaaggaaaagagaaagaaggaaggaaagatggagagagggaaagatagatagatggatggaaggaaagaaaagagaaagaaggaaggaaagaaaagatggagggagggaatgatggatggatggaaggaaggaaggaagggaaagagagaaagaaggaaagaaagaaaagagggagggagggaggaatttaGCCTGGATCTGAGAAATGGACATCCTTCTCTCTTTTGGGGAAGTGATATTTTCACCACCACCCTTAAATCAATCAACTTACTCTGGTAAATATTTACTCACTGATCCAATTCCCATCTTGCGTATGGGACTAAAGGCGTGAAGTTAAAAGACTCGCCCCAAATGAAGCCAACCATCAAGAACAGAACAcccaaaatcatttttaaaaaaaaaaaaaaaattaaactcccTAATAACAAACTACAAAAATTGTAAACTGGGGTGTGTTTGTGCGCGTGTCAATGTCCTCATATAGCCACTAGAGGGCAGACGTCCCAGTCTTTGGGAACGGCCGCTTAATTTCCTCCTCTGTTCAGAGCCTGTTCCAGATGTTGGCCACGAGATGGCAGTGTTGGCCATCGTTTGCCCTTTCTTGTCATCCCGGATTTGAATCAAGGACGGATGGAAAACAGGATgaaggtggagggggggggtgcAATTCTATGGGGATGAATGAaagtttttgtgtgtttgtttgtgtgtgtgtgtccccactTGCTACAGGCAGTCTCCCCCCAAGCTTGTCCCCTTCTCAAATCCtcacccccgccccccccagccCCATTTCGAACCCACCTCTTTGATGCTCTTCATCCAATTTTGAATGTTCTCGAAGGATTTCTCATCCGTGATGTCGTAGACGAGAATAATTCCCTAGGGCAGAATTGGGGGATCCGTGGGGAGGGGGCCACTCTTCCAGAGGGACCACCTACCCCTGTTCTTTGGGCGTTTCCGCCCCCCTTCCTGCTCCCCCTCCCATGGGACCGAACTGAAAAATGGCACATGAATATCTTGTCTGctattttttcctcctcccttctcctcccttcttcctctcgtGTCCATCATCGTCTTAGATCCTGTCCTTATTTCACGGGAGGATATTTTGGACGATAAGAGTGGTagggagcaaatatatatatatatatattattaatccTTTTAATGAGAGCAAATTctatatttgggggggaaaaatcccaGATCTGTGCTCGTTATGCATCTGGCAAAAAACGTGGCAATGCAAGGAATCCAGTTTAGGATAAAATAAGatagttggaggggaccttggaggtcttctagtccaaccccctgtgaaggaaggaaggaaggaaggaaggaaggaaggaaggaaggaaggaaggaaggagggaggatagcagaataacagagttggaagggaccttggaggtcttctagtccaaccccctgtcaggatggaaggaaggaaggaagaaaggaaggaaggaaggaaggaaggaaggagggaggatagcagaataacagagttggaagggaccttggaggtcttctagtccaaccccctgcttagacagggaaccctatactgtttcagacaattgtctgaattcttttattttcattgtaGGGAAAGACATCTAATtctgagtttttctttctttcttggggcCCCCAAATGTCTCGGGTGCGGCTCCTTTGGGGTGGTACCCCTCACTCTtccaaggggggtggggggaaagtccCCAAGGGGTGGCAGCCCCCTTACCATGGCTCCTCGGTAATAGGCGGTTGTAATGGTCTTGAACCTCTCCTGGCCAGCCGTGTCCCTGCaaagaattattttctttaaaaaaaaaaagaaagaaagaaatccgtTTCCCTCATCACTAAAACAGTGTCTTCCCACggatcctcgcacttacgacggtcgcagcaCCCGCGCAGACAAAattggggtgcttggcaaccgacacGCATTTACGACGGCGGGATCATGCGATCGCCCTTCGCGGCAAACTACCCAAACGAGCAAAATCAACGGAGAGAAGAAGCCCGATTCGCTCAACGGCCAGAGGGTTCCCTGAAGAACGGTCAGCGAGAGGCTTAAACGCCGTCATCAAATCGGACGCGACTCGCTTAGCGGCCGCCTTGCTCACCGACGGAAATCCTGCTCCCGATTCCCGTCGTACGCCGAGGAGTAGTTGAGTACAAATTTGGCAGACTGCAGGATCTTCCCGCATTGGAGCTTTGCCGATACGTTGGACTCCAACCCCTGTCATGCACAGCTAACTCCCTAACCCATGTGCCTCCCCCAACCCCTTCTGCTCGGAGGGGGCTGCTGCAATTAAAACcagctccctctccccccccccccgttttcatCCAGCTGCAGATCTTctccaaaataataatattttttccttcttctttttctcctacctctcttttataaacatttttacGGATTTTTCCAAATGTCACCAAGAGTCCTGCTTCCCTTCTCCCTGAAGTGtaaaccccccccttttttttttgactcCCTACTCCataatccaccttccttctccacaattccccccccacacacacacacacacaaacacagacacaaaATTTGCAGTTCTCAGAAGGACTCACCAAACCTGCAATTTTATCCGTTTACCCTCCACTTCCACTGTCCGGATTTTGAAATCGATgcctgcgggggtgggggggtgtcggGAAGAAAACCAGAATTTGTCCTTACTCACGGTTTCCACCAGGTTTACTTCGCCTGCGATCTTCTAATTCCtatcccccccccgctccccacgTTAAATTTGGGGACTCCAATCCTTTTTGGGGAGGGTTGCTTCATTTCCCAGCCTATGGATTGAACTCAcgactttgggggtgggggttgggggtgCCCAGAGCTCCCTCATCAAAGCTTCGCCAAACTTGGCCAAGATTCTAGTCCTCATGGAGTttggatttctttatttttttttcctccaccccccccccaaaaaaggagagGGCGCCCATTGGAATCAAATGGGAAATTCCTTTTGACCTTTTCCCAAGCACTCCTGTTCTTAATTCCACTCTCTTGGGGGGGTCGGCTCTGTAGCGTTTCGCACCCCTTCCCAGCCTCTCCTGACCCTAACTGGAACCCCGAGAATGGAGGAGCTGTACCCCAAAAGacccaacccccccaaaaaagcagcaACTTCTCATCATCCCTATCCTTACAAAGAGATGGGGGGGGAGGAACACACTGTGGATCAACCCCCAACTCCCTTTCCAGCagatttcctcctccttttcccgatTCCCATCATCCACAGCCCCAAGCACGGGATGGGGGACGTCCAGGGGGTCCGATCTGGGGGTAGGAAGACCCCCCACAAGACTGAGCGGAGAAGAGCTACCCAAATGCAAACAGGGGCTCCTGCTCCCTGCCATCCTGCTCAATTTGGGTTAGGGggcgatggggaggggaggggaaggggggaaggggtttggtGGGGGGTCTCTGCAGGAAGCCCCCCCTCCTCACCGATGGTGCTGATGTAGGTGCCGCTGAAGCTGTCCTCGGAGAAGCGGATGATGAGGCAGGTCTTGCCCACCCCGCTGTCCCCGATCAGGAGCAGTTTGAAAAGGTGGTCGTAAGATTTGgccattttggggagggggagctgGCTGGGGGGGtcccccctctcctccctgggAGGGGGAATCTGTGGGCCCaccctggaaagaaagaaagaagaagaagaagaaagaaagaaagaaaactgagaATCCAGCCGGGAAGAAACTTTGGCGAAGGAGGGGCTGTGGGttgtcctctcccctcctcttcctcctcctctaagAAGGAGGCGCAGACCCCTCCCCAAAATGGGCAGGGAAGCAGCCCTCCCCCATTTCAAGGCAGGAGGGGCTGACCCCTGACTcacagggggaggaggaggaggaggaggaagcatccTGCTCCAGCTGCTGGGAATTCATTCATTCCATATAGATCCAGAtccagattaacaagagttggaagggaccttgcaggtcatctagtccaacccactcgcCCAAGCAGACCCACACAGtctttttttgaaagcttccagggatgaagctcccacaacttccgaaggcccgTGGGGGGCCTTCCTTTCGCAGAGGAGTTGAAGAGCTCCAGGAGCAGGAGCAAAAGAGCGCCCCTGAGCATGGGCAGAGTGCCTTCCTctggcggagggagggagggaagaagcggCCTTGCGCAAAAGCAtccgtttttttttttccccatccttgCCAGCTTCACTTGCTTTGCAACCTGGAGGACCAAAAAATGCAAAAttgcaggatattttttttttttttaaaaaggatggaaCTGGAATGgttgaaatattatttattactattgttttatttaaatgaCGGTTATTTTATTTGGAGGGCTTCTGATTCTGTTTCCGCTTGGCGTCTGGATGTTGTGCTTGAGATAAGGAATCAAATGAAAGTTGGACGT comes from Ahaetulla prasina isolate Xishuangbanna chromosome 17, ASM2864084v1, whole genome shotgun sequence and encodes:
- the RAB13 gene encoding ras-related protein Rab-13 — its product is MAKSYDHLFKLLLIGDSGVGKTCLIIRFSEDSFSGTYISTIGIDFKIRTVEVEGKRIKLQVWDTAGQERFKTITTAYYRGAMGIILVYDITDEKSFENIQNWMKSIKENASAGVERLLLGNKCDMETKRKVSRDQAEKLCREHGIKFFETSAKSSLNVEEAFNTLARDILLKSVKKSAQLPKRPVELKATPKTSSKCSLL